One Tolypothrix sp. NIES-4075 DNA segment encodes these proteins:
- the cas1 gene encoding CRISPR-associated endonuclease Cas1 yields MRFPFELLNAAWFQVRAGTKSAGVDGISLDLFESVAAEQLRNIEYQLHHETYTASPAKGFYVPKKNGDKRLIGIPTVRDRIVQRLLLEELYFPLEDTFLDCSYAYRPGRNIQQAVQHLYGYYQLQPKWVIKADIAEFFDNLCWALLLTALEDLQLEPIVLQLLEGQLKSGIVIVGKPVYPGKGVLQGGVLSGALANLYLTSFDRKCLSHGINLVRYGDDFAIACNSFHEANRILDKITTWLGELYLQLQPEKTQIYAPDDEFIFLGYRFKKGEVYAPPPPAPVRRGEWVINDSGTPYFRTKPRPIKPVSRPPKACSIDKPSKYPTAPISHLWQDFMTTLYVTDQGAYLSVKNQQFQVYYQGELRIKVPATRVSNIVLFGCCNVSHGAVSYALRRRIPIMYLSQKGRYFGRLQTEGNAKVEYLMRQVICSQNPEFTRKQAENIVWAKLHNSRALLLKFNRRRPSKMASSAVELIADLMDKLPQAESMDALRGYEGKAATLYFQALGSLFTGVFEFDRRTKRPPTDPINSLMSLGYTLLSQNVFSFVETVGLHTHFGNLHVPRDNHPALVSDLMEEFRAQLVDSLVAYVVNSKILTLEDFTAPDEKGGVYLQPHALKKFLKHWEEKLQSELTHPHTGYQVSFRRCVELQVREYVACLMGEVELYRPMIWKL; encoded by the coding sequence ATGCGTTTTCCCTTTGAACTTCTCAATGCTGCATGGTTCCAAGTCCGTGCAGGAACTAAATCTGCGGGTGTTGATGGTATTTCTCTTGACTTATTTGAGTCGGTTGCTGCCGAACAATTACGGAACATTGAATACCAACTCCACCATGAAACTTATACAGCAAGTCCGGCAAAGGGTTTTTATGTACCCAAAAAAAACGGTGATAAGCGGTTGATTGGTATTCCGACAGTGCGGGATAGAATTGTGCAGCGTTTATTACTTGAAGAACTGTATTTTCCTTTAGAAGATACCTTTCTTGATTGTAGTTACGCTTATCGTCCGGGAAGAAATATTCAGCAAGCGGTGCAGCATTTATATGGTTATTACCAGTTGCAACCAAAGTGGGTTATTAAGGCTGATATCGCTGAGTTTTTTGACAATCTTTGTTGGGCTTTGTTGTTAACTGCGTTGGAAGATTTGCAGCTTGAACCAATTGTACTGCAATTGTTGGAAGGACAACTCAAATCGGGTATTGTCATTGTGGGGAAACCCGTTTACCCAGGTAAGGGAGTATTGCAAGGTGGTGTGCTTTCCGGTGCGTTAGCAAATTTATACCTGACTAGTTTTGATCGGAAATGTCTCAGTCACGGCATAAATTTGGTGCGGTACGGTGATGATTTTGCCATTGCTTGCAATAGTTTTCATGAAGCAAACCGGATTTTAGACAAAATTACAACTTGGCTGGGGGAACTTTATTTACAACTTCAACCAGAAAAAACCCAAATTTACGCTCCTGACGATGAATTTATTTTCCTTGGTTATCGGTTTAAAAAAGGTGAAGTTTACGCACCACCACCCCCCGCACCTGTACGTCGGGGTGAATGGGTAATTAATGATTCGGGTACACCCTATTTTCGCACAAAACCAAGACCGATAAAACCCGTTTCTCGTCCTCCTAAAGCTTGCAGTATCGACAAGCCGAGTAAATATCCGACAGCACCAATATCTCATCTTTGGCAGGATTTTATGACTACATTATACGTTACTGACCAGGGCGCTTATTTGAGTGTCAAAAATCAACAGTTTCAAGTTTATTACCAAGGGGAATTACGGATTAAAGTTCCAGCGACGCGGGTAAGTAATATTGTTTTATTTGGTTGTTGTAATGTATCGCATGGTGCAGTTTCTTACGCATTACGACGACGAATTCCAATTATGTATCTTTCCCAAAAAGGGCGATATTTTGGTAGGTTACAAACTGAAGGTAATGCCAAAGTTGAGTATTTGATGCGTCAGGTAATATGTTCGCAAAATCCGGAATTTACCAGAAAGCAAGCTGAAAATATTGTGTGGGCAAAGTTACATAATTCCCGCGCTTTGTTGTTAAAATTTAATCGTCGTCGTCCATCAAAAATGGCTAGTTCTGCTGTCGAGTTAATCGCCGATTTAATGGACAAATTACCGCAAGCTGAATCAATGGACGCACTGCGGGGATATGAAGGTAAAGCCGCAACTTTGTACTTTCAAGCTTTAGGTTCTTTGTTTACGGGAGTGTTTGAGTTTGATAGACGTACAAAGCGTCCACCAACTGACCCAATTAACAGTCTCATGAGTTTAGGATATACGTTATTGAGTCAAAATGTTTTCTCGTTTGTGGAAACGGTGGGTTTACACACGCACTTTGGTAATCTCCACGTACCACGAGATAATCACCCTGCTTTAGTTAGCGATTTGATGGAAGAGTTTCGCGCACAATTGGTTGATTCGTTGGTAGCTTACGTTGTGAATTCTAAGATATTAACACTTGAAGATTTTACAGCACCAGACGAAAAAGGTGGGGTATATCTTCAACCCCACGCATTAAAAAAGTTTCTCAAACATTGGGAAGAAAAATTACAGTCTGAGTTAACACACCCACATACAGGATATCAAGTCAGCTTTCGTCGATGTGTGGAGTTACAGGTGCGGGAGTATGTTGCTTGTTTGATGGGAGAGGTGGAGTTATATAGACCAATGATTTGGAAACTTTAG
- a CDS encoding DUF4384 domain-containing protein, translating into MPGVSLVASAEGIIRARKALKYLNMTQMSLVNERGIASWSTINNFFNGKPVKRQIFIEICEEINLNWQDIVASFKDEDSQQLTPIDQLWQQLQTLGSPTEQMGLVLVTEETLAWGWHSSVYEKSVRVGSYIQFKINFETPGYLLLLQKDTSGQMCCFCPSCFAPQPKLETGKTSLPQEGSPITSFPIEGAPGKEEILAVITQDISGLQWLPQENDDPLELEASHLIELLKYITECGEYQVWYTDYMVTAQ; encoded by the coding sequence ATGCCTGGAGTTTCTCTTGTTGCATCAGCAGAAGGTATTATACGAGCAAGAAAAGCTTTAAAATATCTAAACATGACCCAGATGTCTCTAGTTAACGAGAGAGGAATTGCATCTTGGTCAACCATCAACAATTTTTTTAACGGTAAACCAGTTAAACGTCAGATATTTATTGAGATTTGTGAAGAAATAAATTTAAATTGGCAAGATATAGTAGCATCTTTCAAAGATGAAGATAGCCAACAATTAACACCTATTGATCAACTTTGGCAACAGCTGCAAACACTAGGTTCTCCCACCGAACAAATGGGATTAGTGTTAGTAACAGAGGAAACACTCGCTTGGGGTTGGCATTCTAGCGTTTATGAAAAATCCGTGCGTGTAGGCAGTTATATTCAATTTAAAATTAATTTTGAAACTCCTGGATATTTACTTTTATTACAAAAAGATACATCGGGGCAAATGTGCTGTTTTTGTCCCTCGTGTTTTGCGCCACAACCCAAGTTAGAAACTGGTAAAACAAGTTTACCTCAAGAAGGTTCACCTATTACGTCATTTCCTATTGAAGGTGCGCCAGGAAAAGAGGAAATTTTGGCAGTAATTACCCAAGATATATCTGGTTTGCAGTGGCTACCGCAAGAAAATGATGATCCATTGGAACTAGAAGCAAGTCATCTTATAGAATTACTAAAATACATAACTGAATGCGGAGAATATCAGGTTTGGTATACAGATTATATGGTAACTGCACAGTAA
- a CDS encoding CHAT domain-containing protein has protein sequence MKEIIEKLNQLNQEVVQLVEQGNFEQAVIVTQQAIKLGREDIGEHPALADSLNNLAELYRMQGRFLLAKPLYIEVLNMRKRLFGSHPDVAQSLNNLAVFNLSQGHYSEAETNFFAALNIWKHHLGEEHSEIATNLNNIAEVYREQGRYLDAEKMHIKALDMRKRLFGDLHPDIAQSLDNLGVLYENQARYLDAEKIHLEALEMRKSLVGEEHWYIAASFNNLASLYNSQGRFLQAEANYNKALELCKKALGSEHPYVANTLNNIADNYKKQGRYLDAEKMNLNALTMRKKIFGDEHLEVAMSLSNLGDVYLQQGRYKDAEQMYIEAYTLKKRLLTSEHPEIALSLHNLAILYTDQGRYQAAEEKCLESLSLYERFLGNQHPNVADSLSHLGMIYRLQGLYSQAEQKYLEALAIQKNLFGQEHPDIVNSLNKLAEIYRLQGRYSQAEQIYLEAYSMSKRLLGEMHPEVAALLNNLGVLYDAQYKHSQAEPLFLEALSIVKTLFGNQHPQVASTMNNLATIYGNTGRYSEAEPMHLEALEIRKSILSEQHPDITNSLNNLADIYFSLGRYQEAKLHYTEALFLRKSLLGDKHPDVALSLNNLATLLTATQRPIDALWYRIQASEINDKMISNIFSFSSESDRLAFLQKIRNNFNLFLSLVYNHLSDSESAKQLALDFIFKRKALTASALAAQNEALYSDRYPHLTEKFRQLNDLSNQIIHLTFAVSQTNDFTIYQENLAQLQTKYNNLQKQLAAQVPEIQLSEQIADRYAVAAALPPDSILVEFVRFDVFNFQAVPAKMEAQWHPARYLAFILKAGQPDAVQMVDLGEVERIDKLISGLRSHCTDNTKVTLGWGKKVAAVPKLPIKPYNPAKATQLCEMLFHPIRNAVKDCKHLILAPDGDLNLLPFQILPLDETGTHLLINEYTISYLGVGRDILRSKIQSTHNAIAFSKAEPIAPLVIADPDFDFGVDLATDINDIPDNNDFVKNFIASEASPTAELVKVLGDRLSRTLGTRFLGESVAKKLQNARLYMQAEALETCLTSSQCPSIMLIATHGLFLPDSQQPPTLKPNLLGLERFSQVKVENPMMRSGLALAGANTWLFGGTLPKQAGKGFVFAQDIASLDLWANELTVLSACDTARGDIKIGEGVFGLRRAFAVAGTKTLVMSLWKVPDKVTALLMDRFFHNLQSGMNRANALQEAQVYIRKITVGQLRKLALGIEVLKELLEVKELSTDSQIDCQEEDTPFEHPFYWGAWICQGDTKPLILELLN, from the coding sequence ATGAAAGAAATAATAGAAAAATTAAATCAACTTAACCAAGAAGTAGTGCAACTTGTTGAGCAAGGTAATTTTGAGCAAGCTGTAATCGTTACACAACAAGCGATAAAGCTAGGACGAGAAGATATAGGAGAACACCCTGCTTTGGCAGATAGCTTAAATAACTTAGCAGAATTATATCGAATGCAAGGGCGTTTTTTGTTAGCAAAACCCTTGTATATCGAAGTCCTAAATATGAGAAAACGGTTGTTTGGCTCGCATCCCGATGTTGCACAAAGTTTAAACAATCTCGCAGTATTTAATCTATCACAAGGACATTATTCAGAAGCCGAGACTAACTTTTTTGCAGCTTTAAATATTTGGAAACATCATCTTGGTGAAGAACATTCAGAAATTGCAACTAATCTCAACAATATCGCAGAAGTTTATCGAGAGCAAGGACGCTATTTAGATGCTGAAAAAATGCACATTAAAGCTTTAGATATGCGAAAACGCTTATTTGGAGACTTACATCCTGATATTGCCCAAAGCTTGGATAATTTAGGAGTACTTTACGAAAATCAAGCACGCTATCTGGATGCTGAAAAAATACATTTAGAAGCTCTAGAGATGCGAAAAAGTTTAGTGGGTGAGGAACATTGGTATATTGCGGCTAGTTTTAATAATTTAGCTTCATTATATAATTCCCAAGGGCGTTTCTTACAAGCCGAAGCAAATTATAACAAAGCACTAGAATTATGTAAAAAAGCACTAGGCTCTGAACATCCTTATGTAGCAAATACATTAAATAATATAGCTGATAATTACAAAAAACAGGGACGGTATTTAGATGCCGAAAAAATGAATTTAAACGCATTAACGATGCGGAAAAAAATTTTTGGAGACGAACATCTCGAAGTCGCCATGAGTTTGAGTAATTTGGGAGATGTTTATCTTCAACAAGGACGTTATAAAGATGCCGAGCAAATGTATATCGAAGCTTATACTCTCAAAAAACGCTTGCTAACTTCCGAACATCCAGAAATAGCCCTTAGCCTACATAATCTCGCAATTCTCTACACAGATCAAGGGCGCTACCAAGCAGCAGAGGAAAAATGTCTAGAATCATTATCTCTGTACGAACGTTTCTTAGGAAATCAACATCCTAATGTCGCTGATAGTTTAAGTCATTTAGGAATGATTTACCGTTTACAAGGACTTTACTCTCAAGCTGAACAAAAATACTTAGAAGCATTAGCAATTCAAAAAAATCTCTTCGGACAAGAACATCCTGATATTGTAAATAGTTTAAACAAACTAGCAGAAATTTATCGCTTACAAGGACGCTACTCCCAAGCAGAACAAATCTATCTCGAAGCCTATTCTATGAGTAAACGCTTGCTAGGAGAAATGCATCCTGAGGTTGCAGCGTTACTCAATAATTTAGGAGTATTATACGATGCTCAATATAAACATTCCCAAGCAGAGCCATTATTTTTAGAAGCTTTGTCAATTGTCAAAACTTTGTTCGGAAATCAACATCCGCAAGTAGCAAGCACCATGAATAATCTAGCAACAATTTATGGGAATACAGGGCGCTATTCGGAAGCTGAACCAATGCATTTAGAAGCACTAGAAATTAGAAAATCGATATTAAGTGAACAACATCCTGATATTACCAACAGTTTAAACAATCTTGCAGATATATACTTTTCTCTGGGACGCTATCAAGAAGCCAAATTACATTACACAGAAGCTTTATTTTTGAGAAAAAGTCTGTTAGGAGATAAACATCCTGATGTAGCATTGAGTTTAAATAATTTAGCAACTTTATTAACTGCTACCCAACGTCCTATAGATGCTTTGTGGTATCGCATCCAAGCAAGCGAAATTAATGACAAGATGATTAGCAATATATTCTCTTTTAGTTCAGAAAGCGATCGTCTCGCTTTTCTGCAAAAAATCAGAAATAATTTTAATTTATTTCTCTCTTTAGTCTACAACCATCTTTCTGACTCCGAAAGTGCCAAACAACTAGCGTTAGATTTTATCTTCAAACGCAAGGCTCTAACTGCATCCGCACTCGCTGCTCAAAACGAAGCTCTTTATAGCGATCGCTATCCCCATCTTACAGAAAAATTCCGCCAACTCAACGATTTGAGCAACCAAATAATTCATCTAACTTTTGCAGTTTCCCAGACGAATGATTTTACCATATACCAAGAAAACTTGGCGCAACTGCAAACTAAATATAACAACTTACAAAAACAATTAGCCGCTCAAGTTCCAGAAATTCAGTTATCCGAACAAATTGCTGACCGATACGCAGTTGCCGCAGCATTACCCCCCGATTCTATTTTGGTCGAATTTGTCCGCTTTGACGTATTCAATTTTCAGGCAGTCCCAGCGAAGATGGAAGCGCAATGGCATCCTGCACGCTATTTGGCATTTATCCTCAAAGCAGGACAACCGGATGCAGTGCAGATGGTTGACTTAGGAGAAGTAGAACGCATCGATAAGCTAATTAGTGGGTTGCGATCGCACTGCACCGACAATACCAAAGTAACTTTAGGGTGGGGTAAAAAAGTTGCTGCTGTACCAAAATTACCAATTAAACCATACAACCCAGCAAAAGCTACTCAACTGTGCGAAATGCTTTTTCACCCCATCCGCAATGCAGTTAAAGATTGCAAACATCTGATACTTGCACCCGACGGGGATTTGAACTTGCTGCCATTTCAAATATTACCCCTTGATGAGACAGGTACGCACCTATTGATAAATGAATATACTATTAGTTACCTGGGTGTTGGACGGGATATTTTACGCTCAAAAATTCAATCAACCCACAATGCGATCGCTTTTAGTAAAGCAGAACCTATCGCACCTTTGGTTATAGCTGACCCGGATTTTGATTTCGGGGTGGATTTAGCAACAGATATTAATGACATACCAGATAACAATGATTTTGTCAAGAATTTTATTGCATCTGAAGCATCACCAACAGCAGAATTGGTCAAAGTTTTGGGCGATCGCTTATCTCGCACACTCGGTACAAGGTTCCTTGGTGAAAGTGTAGCTAAAAAACTTCAAAACGCACGGCTGTATATGCAAGCAGAAGCATTGGAAACCTGTTTAACAAGCAGCCAGTGTCCCAGTATCATGCTTATTGCCACTCACGGTCTTTTCTTACCCGACTCTCAACAACCACCAACTTTAAAACCCAACTTGTTAGGTTTAGAGCGATTTTCTCAAGTAAAAGTAGAAAATCCGATGATGCGATCGGGACTAGCTTTAGCCGGTGCAAACACCTGGCTATTCGGGGGAACTCTCCCCAAACAAGCAGGTAAAGGTTTTGTCTTTGCCCAGGATATCGCATCTTTAGATTTGTGGGCAAACGAACTTACCGTACTATCTGCCTGCGATACCGCCAGAGGAGACATTAAAATAGGTGAAGGTGTCTTTGGATTGCGTCGCGCTTTTGCGGTTGCGGGAACAAAAACGCTGGTGATGAGCTTGTGGAAAGTGCCTGATAAAGTGACTGCATTGCTGATGGATCGTTTTTTTCACAATTTGCAAAGTGGGATGAACCGAGCAAACGCGCTACAAGAGGCTCAAGTTTATATACGTAAAATTACGGTTGGTCAATTGCGAAAATTAGCTTTGGGGATTGAGGTATTGAAGGAACTCTTAGAAGTTAAAGAGCTATCAACAGATAGCCAGATTGATTGTCAAGAAGAAGACACGCCGTTTGAGCATCCTTTTTACTGGGGAGCATGGATTTGTCAGGGGGATACTAAACCTTTGATATTAGAACTATTGAATTGA
- a CDS encoding DEAD/DEAH box helicase: MLQLRDYQTQVIFDTYKFFHIGLKSVLLYAPTGAGKTAMPAAGYAYASQVIADYVGQGKRVLFIVHRTKLVRQTQDTLHKFHGIDCSVIWADKGKPDYNKPVQVAMLQSLHRRELPPDIDLVILDEGHTSSYFSTYQRILNQYSGGIWALSKTLFLGLSATPWRTKKQEGYCHVFEAVVRAPYPQQLIDLGHLSRARQFGYVGLIDESKLEVSRDTGEFTDASIAEVCDEALNLEIVNKYSERDPKGERKVLAFCASVKQALDLNLKLKSRGYLSEIIIGETPESDRSCIFEKFTKSEIKILVSVAVLCEGFDEPSADCVLICRPVKSRALFIQMVGRGLRIAKNKEDCWIIDYCGNIKRLGLPTQRYPISLCPAPKSDEDEPISTKTCPSCGQEIYAFLMICPHCGHIFEPEKKDKVPRKGKLEEILSPEQRTHFRFLKELIVGLYNKQAPNTEIDLAFLQKWGYLPPEDWYDSILFGDKHGWEVDVQVYYRYLLEALPGGSTQTREWIEKSIRREFKSAIAWAEENFYKNYKLHLPSVGENSPTEDIQETVNRRIKDLISYKTWWKLLGFTQEPMDLSLVYDAYQQRLREAETWKRNIFEQRAKLYNLALEQSVARFSLSPRLLLLTAGAIKHGDRCPRFPSSRGTCIIRDGDRQRNYLVNARSNGAQFICPISPR, from the coding sequence ATGTTGCAACTACGGGACTACCAGACGCAAGTAATATTCGATACTTATAAATTTTTTCACATCGGATTGAAATCGGTTCTGCTTTATGCGCCAACTGGTGCAGGTAAAACAGCGATGCCTGCGGCGGGCTACGCCTACGCATCTCAAGTTATCGCCGATTATGTTGGACAAGGTAAGCGAGTTTTATTTATTGTGCATCGCACAAAACTTGTGCGGCAGACCCAAGACACGTTGCATAAATTCCACGGCATTGATTGTAGCGTCATTTGGGCAGATAAAGGTAAGCCAGATTATAATAAGCCTGTACAAGTCGCGATGCTCCAAAGCCTCCATCGTCGTGAGCTACCACCAGACATCGATTTGGTAATTCTGGATGAAGGACACACAAGCAGCTATTTCTCAACATATCAGCGAATCTTAAATCAGTACTCTGGCGGAATTTGGGCGCTTTCCAAAACACTATTTTTGGGGTTGAGCGCTACACCTTGGCGGACAAAAAAGCAAGAGGGGTACTGCCACGTATTTGAGGCAGTTGTTCGCGCTCCCTACCCCCAACAGCTTATCGATTTGGGGCATTTATCCCGCGCTCGTCAGTTTGGGTATGTGGGATTGATTGATGAAAGCAAATTAGAAGTAAGCCGGGACACTGGCGAGTTTACAGATGCCTCAATAGCCGAAGTTTGTGACGAAGCACTCAACCTTGAAATTGTTAACAAATATTCAGAACGCGATCCAAAAGGAGAGCGTAAGGTTCTAGCCTTCTGCGCTAGCGTCAAACAAGCGCTTGATTTAAATCTCAAGTTAAAAAGCCGAGGCTACTTATCTGAAATCATTATTGGTGAAACTCCAGAAAGCGATCGCTCTTGTATCTTTGAAAAGTTTACCAAAAGTGAAATTAAGATTCTGGTTTCGGTAGCAGTTCTTTGTGAAGGTTTCGATGAGCCATCTGCTGATTGTGTTTTAATCTGCCGTCCCGTTAAATCAAGGGCGCTGTTTATACAAATGGTCGGACGCGGACTGAGGATTGCCAAAAATAAAGAAGATTGTTGGATTATTGATTATTGCGGCAACATTAAGCGGCTAGGACTGCCCACCCAGCGATATCCTATCAGCCTGTGTCCCGCACCAAAGAGCGATGAGGATGAGCCTATTTCTACCAAAACCTGCCCCAGCTGCGGACAAGAGATTTACGCCTTTTTGATGATTTGTCCTCACTGCGGACATATTTTTGAACCTGAGAAAAAGGACAAAGTGCCACGCAAGGGGAAATTAGAAGAAATTCTTAGCCCAGAACAGCGCACCCACTTTAGGTTTCTAAAAGAACTAATCGTTGGCTTATACAACAAGCAAGCCCCCAATACCGAGATTGACCTTGCCTTTCTACAAAAGTGGGGCTACCTCCCACCAGAAGATTGGTATGATTCAATATTATTTGGCGATAAGCACGGTTGGGAAGTAGATGTACAAGTTTATTATCGCTATCTGTTAGAAGCGCTGCCTGGTGGTTCTACTCAAACCCGCGAGTGGATAGAAAAAAGCATCCGACGTGAATTTAAATCAGCGATCGCCTGGGCAGAAGAAAACTTTTACAAGAACTACAAACTTCACCTGCCCTCTGTTGGGGAAAACTCTCCAACAGAAGATATCCAGGAGACAGTTAACAGACGCATCAAGGATCTAATTTCCTACAAAACCTGGTGGAAGCTTTTAGGATTTACGCAGGAACCGATGGATTTATCTCTGGTCTACGATGCTTATCAACAGCGGCTCAGAGAAGCGGAAACCTGGAAGCGTAATATTTTTGAGCAACGAGCGAAGCTCTACAATTTAGCGTTGGAGCAGTCTGTAGCGCGGTTTAGCCTCAGCCCCCGTCTTTTACTATTGACCGCAGGTGCAATCAAGCATGGCGATCGCTGCCCAAGATTTCCAAGCAGCAGAGGAACATGCATCATCCGTGACGGCGATCGCCAGAGAAACTATTTGGTCAATGCTAGATCCAACGGAGCGCAGTTTATTTGCCCGATATCGCCGAGGTGA
- a CDS encoding bifunctional 3'-5' exonuclease/DNA polymerase, which produces MNLTLNISDVQYQLVRDAQTLKSLCESLATAKTIGIDTETTGLDPRTHQLRLVQIAASGMPVMIVDLAAIPANKLRPLRQLLTNGSTKVFHNGKFDLSFLSMANLQPTSPYFDTQLASQVLFAGLKKSHTLAALADKFLKKELNKNLQHSDFSGKLSNDQLKYAAIDAAILLPLQKILYIHLKRASLLPTAFLEFEAMPAVAKMELNGMQLDDKKWLAVSLDLEQKKQAAALQLKHLKIRHSDQLSFLPEYTDCVNLESPQQVLAALQSLGIPVDSTSKKTLIPLASQYPIIRSLLDYRKLSKLTSTNLREHVHPVTGRIHAQYRQCGARSGRFSCLCPNLQNIPRDKAIRSCFVASGGYKIIKADYSQIELRITAVLSSDRLLLKAYKQGRDLHAVTASLVTGKPLSSITPEDRRLAKAINFGLIYGMGASKLQVYAETEYGIIMTLEKAQIFRKRFFQAYSGVAKWHDRIRSTVYGRGIKEIRTIGGRRRRWANKPRLSELLNHPVQGTSADITKIAIAKLFTILGKTNAKLIGTVHDEILLECPEEQVAPVSKILQKCMLSAAAQFLNPLPVEVSIQVAPSWSA; this is translated from the coding sequence ATGAATTTAACTTTAAACATAAGCGATGTGCAGTACCAGCTGGTGCGGGATGCCCAAACCCTGAAGTCCCTGTGTGAGTCTTTAGCCACCGCCAAAACCATAGGGATTGACACAGAAACAACTGGACTAGACCCCCGAACTCATCAACTCAGGCTGGTGCAAATAGCAGCTTCGGGAATGCCCGTGATGATTGTGGATTTAGCCGCTATTCCCGCAAATAAACTTAGACCCTTAAGACAACTACTAACTAATGGATCTACTAAGGTTTTCCACAATGGCAAGTTTGACTTATCTTTCCTCTCAATGGCTAATCTACAGCCCACTAGTCCTTACTTTGACACTCAACTGGCATCTCAAGTCCTTTTCGCTGGCTTGAAAAAAAGCCATACCTTAGCTGCCCTAGCCGACAAATTTTTAAAGAAAGAACTAAACAAAAACCTGCAACACAGCGATTTTTCTGGAAAATTGTCGAATGACCAATTAAAGTACGCTGCTATTGATGCTGCCATCCTGCTGCCATTGCAAAAAATTCTATACATTCATCTCAAACGCGCTTCTTTGCTGCCAACCGCCTTTTTAGAATTTGAAGCAATGCCAGCTGTAGCAAAAATGGAGCTAAACGGAATGCAACTAGACGATAAAAAGTGGCTTGCCGTAAGTTTAGACTTGGAACAGAAAAAGCAAGCAGCAGCTTTGCAGCTAAAACATCTAAAAATCAGGCATTCGGATCAACTTTCGTTTCTACCAGAATACACAGACTGCGTAAATCTTGAGTCACCCCAACAAGTCTTGGCAGCCCTACAATCTCTCGGTATTCCTGTTGACTCAACTAGCAAAAAAACCCTAATCCCACTAGCTAGTCAATACCCAATCATCCGATCGCTATTGGACTACCGCAAATTATCAAAACTCACATCAACAAACCTTAGAGAACACGTTCATCCTGTTACAGGTCGAATACATGCACAATACCGTCAATGCGGTGCCCGTTCGGGTCGGTTCAGCTGTCTATGCCCTAATTTGCAAAATATTCCGCGAGATAAGGCAATAAGAAGCTGTTTTGTTGCTTCTGGTGGCTACAAAATCATCAAAGCTGACTACAGCCAAATCGAACTGAGAATAACAGCAGTACTCAGTAGCGATCGCCTTCTTCTCAAAGCCTATAAACAAGGACGAGACTTGCACGCCGTTACCGCTTCCCTGGTTACGGGAAAACCTTTGTCCTCTATTACACCAGAAGATAGACGGTTAGCCAAGGCAATCAATTTCGGCTTAATCTATGGCATGGGAGCTTCAAAACTGCAAGTATATGCCGAAACTGAATACGGTATCATCATGACACTTGAAAAAGCACAGATTTTCAGAAAACGCTTTTTCCAAGCTTACTCAGGTGTAGCCAAATGGCATGATAGAATTCGTAGCACCGTCTACGGCAGAGGAATTAAAGAAATCAGGACAATCGGTGGACGGCGACGGCGCTGGGCAAATAAACCTCGTCTTTCTGAACTGTTAAATCACCCCGTACAGGGAACCAGTGCTGATATTACCAAAATCGCCATTGCCAAGCTGTTCACAATTTTGGGTAAAACAAATGCGAAGTTAATTGGCACTGTGCATGATGAAATTTTACTGGAATGTCCAGAAGAACAAGTTGCACCAGTGAGCAAGATTTTACAGAAATGTATGCTGTCAGCAGCGGCACAATTCCTCAATCCTCTACCTGTAGAAGTGTCGATTCAAGTTGCTCCCAGTTGGAGCGCTTGA
- a CDS encoding DUF3768 domain-containing protein, protein MKQTLEKLWEQHGEDHFIEVLSDFLTEKQSVTIEGTSCWTLLKVPPEFDPDNVIEAAYSCRKPKLKMSIAELNDRFRQGDTSLGITCMTRNVQALPVNKLAQLIKLVRSFDKFTSNNDPYNEHDLAVVELDGIRYFYKIDYYDREAFRKGQDLGSDDPSNPDKTWRVGLLMCADEY, encoded by the coding sequence ATGAAACAAACATTAGAAAAGCTGTGGGAACAGCATGGTGAAGACCATTTTATAGAAGTCCTCAGTGACTTTTTAACAGAAAAACAAAGCGTAACAATTGAAGGCACTTCATGCTGGACATTACTCAAAGTCCCACCTGAGTTTGACCCCGACAATGTGATTGAAGCAGCTTATAGTTGTCGAAAGCCCAAACTCAAAATGTCAATTGCAGAACTGAACGATCGCTTTCGTCAAGGTGACACCAGTCTGGGTATAACCTGCATGACTCGTAACGTCCAAGCCCTCCCAGTTAACAAATTAGCCCAACTCATTAAACTGGTGCGTAGCTTTGACAAATTCACTTCTAATAATGACCCGTATAATGAACACGATTTAGCGGTGGTTGAACTGGACGGAATTCGATATTTTTACAAAATCGATTACTACGACCGTGAAGCGTTCCGCAAAGGTCAAGATTTGGGTTCTGATGATCCAAGCAACCCCGATAAAACTTGGCGGGTTGGGCTGTTAATGTGTGCAGACGAATACTAA